A single Gammaproteobacteria bacterium DNA region contains:
- a CDS encoding dihydroorotate dehydrogenase, protein MQLEQELFGARFQNPVLLASGTCGFGRELAGVMELDRLGGLVTKSVTLEPRAGNPRPRVSEGAGLMVNSIGLANPGVERVKAEKLPWLASRLRRAQVFVSVAGHAVDDYCEIVEHLEPEGGFLGFELNLSCPNVPLGGVPFALDTGMLAKVVGRVRGITGRPLLVKLAPNSPDVGAAAEAAVAAGGDGVTLVNTMPGMVIDPETRRPRLGAGGGGLSGPALLPVGVHAVWQASRRVRAPLVGVGGVRGHRDCLQYLLAGASLVQVGTATFADPRSAERVVHGLSAYGRRRNIGAVAELVGAVRSPEGPVPFARREACVL, encoded by the coding sequence GTGCAGCTTGAACAGGAGCTGTTCGGGGCGAGGTTCCAGAATCCGGTGTTGCTCGCGTCCGGCACCTGCGGCTTCGGCAGGGAGCTGGCGGGAGTCATGGAACTCGACCGGCTGGGCGGACTGGTCACCAAGTCCGTGACCCTGGAACCGCGCGCCGGAAACCCGAGACCCAGGGTCAGCGAGGGCGCTGGCCTGATGGTCAACTCGATCGGACTCGCCAATCCCGGGGTGGAGCGGGTCAAGGCCGAGAAGCTGCCCTGGCTTGCGTCGCGGCTGCGGCGCGCGCAGGTCTTCGTCAGCGTGGCGGGACATGCGGTCGATGACTACTGCGAGATCGTCGAACATCTTGAACCGGAGGGCGGATTCCTGGGATTCGAACTGAATCTCTCATGTCCCAACGTCCCGCTGGGCGGCGTGCCGTTCGCGCTCGACACCGGGATGCTGGCCAAGGTGGTTGGCCGCGTGCGCGGGATCACCGGCCGGCCGCTCCTGGTAAAGCTGGCTCCCAATTCGCCCGATGTCGGCGCGGCCGCTGAAGCCGCGGTGGCTGCCGGCGGCGACGGAGTCACCCTGGTGAACACCATGCCCGGAATGGTGATCGATCCGGAGACGCGGCGCCCCCGGCTGGGGGCCGGCGGCGGTGGGCTCAGCGGTCCGGCCCTGCTCCCGGTCGGCGTACACGCCGTGTGGCAGGCGAGCCGTCGGGTCCGGGCCCCGCTGGTCGGCGTCGGAGGTGTCCGCGGGCACCGCGATTGCCTACAGTATCTGCTCGCCGGGGCGTCGCTGGTTCAGGTGGGCACCGCCACCTTCGCCGATCCTCGGAGCGCGGAGCGCGTCGTGCACGGACTGAGTGCCTACGGCCGCCGGAGAAACATCGGCGCGGTCGCGGAGCTGGTGGGCGCGGTCAGGTCGCCCGAGGGACCGGTTCCCTTCGCGAGGCGGGAGGCGTGCGTGTTGTGA
- the rplK gene encoding 50S ribosomal protein L11, protein MAKKVIGFIKLHVPGGQANPAPPVGPALGQHGVNIMEFCKQFNARTQQQQGTTIPVEITVFADRSFGFITKTPPASVLLRKAAGLEKGSGEPNRTKVARVTVDQLKEIAETKMPDLNAGDVDSAVQMIAGTARSMGIEVDW, encoded by the coding sequence ATGGCGAAGAAGGTCATCGGATTCATCAAGCTGCACGTTCCCGGAGGGCAGGCCAATCCGGCACCTCCGGTCGGTCCCGCGCTGGGCCAGCACGGCGTGAACATCATGGAGTTCTGCAAGCAGTTCAACGCCAGAACCCAGCAGCAGCAGGGAACGACCATTCCGGTCGAAATCACCGTCTTCGCCGACCGGTCGTTCGGCTTCATCACCAAGACGCCGCCGGCGTCGGTCCTGCTCAGGAAGGCGGCCGGACTGGAAAAGGGATCCGGCGAACCGAACCGCACCAAGGTCGCCCGGGTGACCGTCGACCAGCTGAAGGAGATCGCGGAAACCAAGATGCCCGACCTGAACGCAGGCGACGTGGATTCGGCCGTGCAAATGATCGCCGGGACCGCGCGCTCGATGGGCATCGAGGTAGACTGGTAG
- the cysS gene encoding cysteine--tRNA ligase produces MSLHLHDTLTRSLRRFTPLRPGRVGIYGCGPTVYGRAHIGNFRAFVVYDLLHRYLEWLGYEVRFVVNLTDVDDRIVELAAETGQSIREFAAPHVRSFLADADTLGMRPFDSHPRATEYVPEMTAFVSRLLERGLAYATSDGSVYFRISGFPEYGRLSRIDPDALRPGERVADDKYEKDDIRDFALWKAARPEDEYADAAWESPWGRGRPGWHLECSVMALSEIGDTVDIHLGGEDLVFPHHEDEIAQSEGATGETFARHWVHVKHLLVEGRKMSKSLGNTYTVPQLTERSEPAAIRHLLLSAQYRSELNFTFGGLEASRRAVQRLLDFRDRLARTPGRPGAPPAGIEGLAGEALARFREAMDDDLNTAGALAALFVFVKEANTALDRAAGAISEGDRESAEAALSSMDEVLGVLELALAGREVDEPERERIEVLVAKRDLARSRRDFAQADAIRDQLAGEGIVLEDSPDGTRWKHARSRAGSTAAR; encoded by the coding sequence ATGAGCCTTCACCTCCACGACACGCTGACGCGCTCGCTGCGCCGCTTCACACCGCTCCGGCCGGGGCGGGTGGGCATCTACGGCTGTGGCCCCACGGTGTACGGGCGCGCCCACATCGGCAATTTCCGCGCCTTTGTCGTCTACGATCTGCTCCATCGCTACCTGGAGTGGCTGGGCTACGAAGTCCGTTTCGTGGTGAACCTTACCGACGTCGACGACCGCATCGTCGAGCTCGCCGCCGAGACCGGGCAGTCGATCCGGGAGTTCGCCGCGCCGCATGTTCGGTCCTTCCTCGCCGACGCCGACACCCTGGGCATGCGGCCGTTCGACAGCCACCCCCGGGCCACGGAATACGTCCCCGAGATGACCGCCTTCGTGTCCCGGCTGTTGGAGCGGGGGCTCGCCTACGCCACATCGGACGGCTCGGTCTATTTCCGGATTTCGGGGTTTCCGGAATACGGCAGGCTCTCGCGCATCGATCCGGACGCCCTGCGCCCCGGCGAGCGCGTTGCCGACGACAAGTACGAGAAGGACGACATCCGCGACTTTGCGCTCTGGAAGGCGGCCAGGCCGGAGGACGAGTACGCGGACGCCGCCTGGGAGTCCCCGTGGGGCCGGGGCCGGCCGGGATGGCATCTCGAGTGCTCGGTCATGGCGCTGAGCGAGATCGGCGACACCGTGGACATTCACCTGGGCGGCGAAGACCTGGTGTTTCCTCATCACGAGGACGAGATCGCGCAGTCCGAGGGCGCGACCGGCGAGACGTTCGCTCGCCACTGGGTTCACGTGAAGCATCTTCTGGTGGAGGGCCGGAAGATGTCCAAGTCGCTCGGCAACACCTACACCGTCCCGCAGTTGACCGAGAGATCCGAGCCCGCGGCGATACGGCACCTGCTGCTGTCCGCCCAGTACCGCAGCGAGCTCAACTTCACCTTCGGGGGACTGGAGGCGTCGCGCCGGGCCGTGCAGCGCCTGCTCGATTTCCGCGACCGCCTCGCGCGCACACCGGGCCGTCCCGGCGCTCCGCCCGCGGGAATCGAGGGACTCGCCGGGGAGGCCCTGGCGCGCTTCCGCGAGGCGATGGACGACGATCTCAACACCGCCGGCGCCCTGGCGGCGCTCTTCGTGTTCGTCAAGGAGGCCAACACCGCCCTGGACAGGGCAGCGGGTGCGATCAGCGAGGGCGACAGGGAATCGGCGGAAGCGGCTCTCTCCTCCATGGACGAGGTGCTCGGGGTGCTTGAGCTGGCGCTGGCCGGGCGCGAGGTCGACGAGCCCGAGCGGGAGCGCATCGAGGTCCTTGTCGCGAAGCGCGACCTGGCCCGGTCTCGCCGCGACTTCGCGCAGGCGGACGCCATCCGCGACCAGCTGGCCGGTGAAGGAATCGTGCTCGAGGACTCGCCTGACGGAACCCGCTGGAAGCACGCGAGGTCGAGAGCCGGTTCCACGGCGGCCCGCTGA
- the secE gene encoding preprotein translocase subunit SecE: MPNIIETSAGFARESWTELQRVTWPDSGQLRNATWVVILFVIAISLVIFAMDGVVRFVVNFIMGIFGA, encoded by the coding sequence ATGCCCAACATTATCGAGACGTCGGCGGGGTTCGCGCGCGAGTCGTGGACGGAGTTGCAGCGAGTGACCTGGCCCGACTCGGGTCAGCTGCGCAATGCGACGTGGGTGGTGATCCTTTTCGTGATCGCGATCTCGCTCGTCATCTTCGCCATGGACGGCGTCGTGCGCTTCGTCGTGAACTTCATCATGGGCATCTTCGGAGCGTGA
- the rplJ gene encoding 50S ribosomal protein L10 has protein sequence MDKARKQAFTEDFRNEAESAGALYLTDFTGLDVKLMTVLRRRIRESGGRYRVVKNRLAKRAFDDLDLAGLEPHLSGPTGIVFGKTDAVEPAKVLVDFAKENAERPAFKVGVVEGRIIGEEQFRKVAALPARDVLMAQLAGALEGPMAAFVGALEGKLQEFAGLLDALRDKIQED, from the coding sequence ATGGACAAAGCGCGCAAACAGGCCTTTACCGAGGATTTCAGGAATGAGGCGGAGAGCGCCGGCGCACTCTACCTGACCGACTTCACGGGGCTCGACGTCAAGTTGATGACGGTGCTCCGCCGCCGGATCCGCGAAAGCGGGGGTCGTTACCGGGTCGTCAAGAACCGGCTCGCCAAGCGGGCGTTCGACGACCTCGACCTTGCTGGGCTGGAACCCCACCTCTCCGGGCCGACCGGCATCGTGTTCGGCAAGACCGATGCCGTGGAGCCTGCGAAGGTGCTGGTCGATTTTGCGAAGGAGAACGCCGAGCGCCCCGCGTTCAAGGTGGGTGTGGTCGAAGGCAGGATCATCGGCGAGGAACAATTCCGCAAAGTGGCGGCACTCCCGGCGCGCGACGTGCTGATGGCGCAGCTGGCGGGCGCGCTCGAGGGTCCCATGGCGGCCTTCGTGGGCGCGCTCGAGGGCAAGCTGCAGGAATTTGCCGGCCTTCTGGACGCACTGAGGGACAAAATACAGGAAGACTGA
- the nusG gene encoding transcription termination/antitermination protein NusG, whose amino-acid sequence MSESRWYVVQSYSGHEKKVKRFIDRKIEEGHNPEILETLVPTQEVMEIRNGKRVQVERRLYPGYVLVHIEVGEDVTLDSRTMHAINDIKGVIKFVGGGRKPQPLSEEEVRKLLGIETEEEKEARAEVPFHIGQAVEVTQGPFTEFSGTVQSVDADKGKVKVEVSLFGRPTSVELDFAQLKGY is encoded by the coding sequence ATGAGCGAGTCCAGATGGTACGTGGTCCAGAGCTACTCGGGGCACGAGAAGAAGGTGAAGCGGTTCATCGACCGCAAGATCGAGGAAGGCCACAACCCCGAGATCCTGGAAACCCTGGTGCCGACCCAGGAAGTGATGGAGATCCGCAACGGGAAGCGGGTCCAGGTCGAACGCCGCCTCTATCCCGGATATGTCCTGGTGCACATCGAGGTCGGCGAAGATGTGACGCTGGACTCCCGGACCATGCACGCCATCAACGACATCAAGGGCGTCATCAAGTTCGTGGGGGGAGGCAGGAAGCCCCAACCCCTGAGCGAGGAGGAGGTGCGCAAGCTCCTCGGCATCGAGACCGAGGAGGAAAAGGAGGCTCGAGCGGAAGTCCCCTTCCACATCGGCCAGGCCGTGGAGGTGACGCAGGGCCCTTTCACGGAGTTTTCGGGCACGGTCCAGTCCGTGGATGCCGACAAGGGAAAGGTGAAGGTGGAAGTCTCCCTCTTCGGGCGTCCGACTTCGGTGGAGCTCGATTTCGCTCAGCTCAAGGGATACTGA
- the tuf gene encoding elongation factor Tu produces MAKEKFDRTKPHVNVGTIGHVDHGKTTLTAAITFTQARKFGGDAVAFDEIDKAPEERERGITIATAHVEYETENRHYAHVDCPGHADYVKNMITGAAQMDGAILVVSAADGPMPQTREHILLARQVNVPYIVVFLNKVDMVDDEELLELVELEVRELLSEYDFPGDDIPVVMGSALKAMEAMGEGSDVDCIQELMDAIDSYIPLPERDIDRPFLMPVEDVFSITGRGTVATGRIESGVVKVGDQAEIVGMDRDRKTVVTGVEMFRKLLDQGQAGDNAGLLLRGVGKTEIQRGQVLAQPGSITPHTHFKAEVYVLTKGEGGRHTPFFNGYRPQFYFRTTDVTGATRLPDGVEMVMPGDNVQMEVELITPIAMDRELRFAIREGGRTVGAGVVTEVIA; encoded by the coding sequence ATGGCAAAGGAGAAGTTCGACCGGACCAAGCCGCACGTGAACGTCGGCACCATCGGGCATGTTGACCACGGGAAGACGACGCTCACCGCAGCGATCACCTTCACCCAGGCCAGGAAGTTCGGTGGCGACGCGGTCGCTTTCGACGAGATCGACAAGGCTCCGGAGGAGCGCGAGCGCGGCATCACGATCGCCACGGCGCACGTGGAGTACGAGACGGAAAACCGTCACTACGCCCACGTCGACTGCCCGGGCCACGCCGACTACGTGAAGAACATGATCACCGGAGCCGCCCAGATGGACGGCGCGATTCTGGTCGTGTCCGCCGCGGACGGCCCCATGCCGCAGACGCGGGAGCACATCCTGCTGGCCCGTCAGGTCAACGTGCCCTACATCGTCGTCTTCCTCAACAAGGTCGACATGGTCGACGACGAGGAGCTGCTCGAGCTGGTGGAGCTGGAGGTGCGCGAGCTGCTCTCCGAGTACGACTTCCCCGGCGACGACATCCCCGTGGTGATGGGGAGCGCGCTCAAGGCCATGGAGGCGATGGGAGAGGGCTCCGACGTCGACTGCATCCAGGAGCTCATGGACGCGATCGACTCCTACATTCCGCTGCCCGAGAGGGACATCGACAGGCCGTTCCTGATGCCGGTCGAGGACGTGTTCAGCATCACCGGGCGGGGCACGGTGGCCACCGGCCGCATCGAGAGCGGCGTGGTGAAGGTCGGCGACCAGGCGGAGATCGTCGGCATGGACAGGGACCGCAAGACGGTGGTGACCGGTGTCGAGATGTTCCGCAAGCTGCTCGACCAGGGCCAGGCGGGAGACAACGCCGGCCTCCTGCTCCGTGGTGTCGGCAAGACCGAGATCCAGCGCGGCCAGGTGCTCGCGCAGCCGGGATCCATCACCCCGCACACCCATTTCAAGGCCGAGGTGTACGTCCTGACCAAGGGTGAGGGCGGCAGGCACACCCCGTTCTTCAACGGCTACCGGCCCCAGTTCTACTTCCGCACCACGGACGTCACGGGCGCAACCAGGCTTCCCGACGGGGTCGAGATGGTCATGCCGGGCGACAACGTGCAGATGGAGGTCGAACTGATCACCCCCATCGCCATGGACAGGGAACTTCGCTTCGCCATCCGCGAGGGTGGACGCACGGTCGGCGCCGGCGTGGTCACCGAGGTGATCGCGTAG
- the pyrF gene encoding orotidine-5'-phosphate decarboxylase, whose translation MSGIILALDYPSAGRALELVDLLAGRVNFYKVGLELFAREGPAVVHHLRNRKKRVFLDLKLHDIPRTVAGAVAAASDIGARLVTVHTAGGAHMMEAAAEAAKDGTRLLGVTMLTSLGTSSLPRRADGARVTLEDHVLQLAGGARAAGLDGVVASPLEAAALRRRFGNELLVVTPGIRLPQQSLHDQRRVATPRRAREAGADYLVIGRAVTGAPDPRAALDAVERDLAPALRDS comes from the coding sequence GTGAGCGGCATCATCCTTGCCTTGGACTATCCCTCGGCCGGCCGGGCGCTCGAACTGGTCGATCTGCTGGCGGGGCGAGTCAACTTCTACAAGGTCGGGCTGGAACTCTTCGCACGCGAGGGTCCCGCGGTCGTCCATCATCTCCGGAACCGCAAGAAACGGGTGTTCCTTGACCTCAAGCTGCACGACATTCCGCGCACCGTGGCGGGCGCCGTGGCCGCCGCCTCGGACATCGGGGCGCGCCTGGTGACCGTGCACACTGCGGGAGGAGCGCACATGATGGAGGCCGCGGCCGAGGCCGCGAAGGACGGGACCCGGCTTCTGGGGGTGACGATGCTTACCTCCCTGGGGACATCGTCGCTTCCGCGCCGCGCCGATGGCGCGCGCGTGACGCTCGAGGACCACGTCCTGCAGCTCGCCGGCGGGGCGCGCGCGGCCGGTCTGGACGGCGTGGTGGCGTCGCCGCTGGAGGCCGCAGCCCTGAGGCGCCGCTTCGGGAACGAACTCCTCGTCGTCACTCCCGGGATCCGCCTCCCGCAGCAGTCTCTCCACGACCAGCGCCGCGTCGCGACGCCCCGCCGCGCCCGCGAGGCCGGAGCCGACTACCTGGTCATCGGGCGGGCAGTTACCGGCGCCCCGGATCCCCGCGCCGCTCTCGACGCCGTCGAGCGCGACCTGGCCCCGGCCCTCCGCGACTCATGA
- the rpmG gene encoding 50S ribosomal protein L33: MARDRVILACEECKERNYTTKKNKRLHPGRVHFRKYCPRCRTHTGHKETK, encoded by the coding sequence GTGGCCAGAGACCGTGTGATCCTCGCGTGCGAGGAGTGCAAGGAGCGCAACTACACGACGAAGAAGAACAAGCGCCTGCACCCCGGACGGGTGCATTTCCGCAAATACTGCCCGCGCTGCCGCACGCACACCGGGCACAAGGAAACCAAGTAG
- the rplL gene encoding 50S ribosomal protein L7/L12 has translation MAINQQELLDSIGNMTVLELSEFVDAFKEKFNVTAAVAVGPAAAGPAEAEAEVEEQTEFDVVLDSFGAKKIQVIKVVREVTSLGLKEAKALVDGVPNAVKEAVSRDEAEQVKAKLEQVGATVTVK, from the coding sequence ATGGCGATCAATCAGCAGGAACTCCTCGATAGCATCGGCAACATGACGGTTCTCGAGCTCTCCGAGTTCGTGGACGCGTTCAAGGAGAAGTTCAACGTCACGGCCGCAGTGGCGGTCGGGCCGGCGGCCGCAGGTCCGGCGGAAGCCGAGGCCGAGGTCGAGGAACAGACCGAGTTCGACGTCGTTCTCGACAGCTTCGGCGCCAAGAAGATCCAGGTCATCAAGGTGGTTCGCGAAGTGACCAGTCTGGGGCTCAAGGAAGCCAAGGCGCTCGTCGACGGGGTTCCCAACGCGGTGAAGGAAGCCGTTTCCAGGGACGAGGCGGAGCAGGTCAAGGCAAAGCTGGAGCAGGTGGGCGCGACGGTCACCGTCAAGTAG
- the rplA gene encoding 50S ribosomal protein L1 — protein sequence MPRRGKKIRAARARIPVGATHTVAEGVTLVKTLSFAKFDESIEVATKLGVDPRRADQIVRGTVVLPHGTGKQMRVLAIAQGEKAQEARDAGADYVGTEYLERIKQGWLEFDAVVATPNMMGQVGPLGRILGPRGLMPNPKAGTVTFDVGGAVSEIKAGKIEYRVDRTGNLHAPIGRVSFEDSKLSDNLGAFMDSVLRARPAAAKGAYVRSVTLSSTMGPGVPLDPNQFGRS from the coding sequence ATGCCAAGACGCGGAAAGAAAATCCGGGCCGCCAGGGCCCGGATCCCGGTGGGAGCCACGCATACCGTGGCGGAGGGCGTGACCCTCGTGAAGACCCTCTCGTTCGCGAAGTTCGACGAATCCATCGAGGTCGCGACCAAGCTGGGTGTCGACCCTCGCCGCGCCGACCAGATCGTGCGCGGGACGGTCGTGCTTCCCCACGGAACCGGCAAGCAGATGCGCGTGCTTGCAATCGCGCAGGGAGAAAAGGCGCAGGAGGCTCGGGACGCGGGAGCCGACTACGTCGGAACCGAGTATCTGGAGCGCATCAAGCAGGGATGGCTCGAGTTCGATGCGGTGGTCGCCACACCCAACATGATGGGCCAGGTGGGTCCGCTGGGTCGCATCCTGGGTCCCCGCGGGCTCATGCCGAATCCGAAGGCGGGCACGGTGACGTTCGATGTCGGGGGCGCCGTCTCGGAGATCAAGGCCGGTAAAATCGAGTACCGCGTGGACCGCACCGGAAATCTGCACGCCCCCATCGGACGAGTTTCGTTCGAGGACAGCAAGCTCTCCGACAACCTGGGCGCCTTCATGGACTCGGTGTTGCGCGCGCGTCCCGCCGCTGCGAAGGGCGCATACGTACGGAGCGTGACGCTCTCCAGCACCATGGGGCCGGGCGTGCCGCTCGACCCCAACCAGTTCGGACGGAGCTGA